Proteins from one Telopea speciosissima isolate NSW1024214 ecotype Mountain lineage chromosome 1, Tspe_v1, whole genome shotgun sequence genomic window:
- the LOC122656489 gene encoding uncharacterized protein LOC122656489 isoform X4 encodes MKILNWVSVSLPADPKSRSCLLCSLLLAAALICVAFFTGGAFITTAYKEATLQRFSRWVIVDNMQKNTKSNSCENQCKPFGSEALPMGIISKLSNLEIQPLWGSSMKKKRAKPSMNLLAIAVGINQKDNVNQMVKKFLSSNFVLMLFHYDGMVDEWREFKWSDQAIHISAINQTKWWFAKRFLHPDIVAEYTYIFLWDEDLGLKNFHPGRYLSIIKHEGLEISQPALDPTKSEVHHQITVRGRRSTVHRWVEMMAPVFSRAAWRCAWYMIQNDLIHAWGLDMQLGYCAQGDRTKNVGVVDSEFIVHLGLPTLGVTYEDKAPSESRVMKDNRSAVRWQSYIELQTFKTRWRKAVKEDKCWIDPYQQHTNQRSF; translated from the exons ATGAAAATATTGAACTGG GTTTCAGTTTCACTACCAGCAGATCCCAAGAGTAGATCATGCCTCCTTTGCAGTCTCCTCCTCGCTGCAGCTTTGATATGTGTAGCCTTTTTCACTGGGGGCGCATTTATAACCACAGCTTACAAAGAA GCTACTTTGCAGAGATTTTCAAGATGGGTAATCGTCGATAACATGCAGAAGAACACAAAGTCAAATTCGTGCGAG AATCAATGCAAGCCCTTTGGAAGTGAAGCATTACCAATGGGTATTATTTCTAAGCTGTCTAACTTGGAAATTCAGCCATTATGGGGATCATCAATGAAAAAG AAGAGAGCAAAGCCGTCAATGAACTTGTTGGCCATAGCAGTTGGAATAAATCAAAAAGATAATGTAAATCAAATGGTTAAGAAG TTTCTCTCAAGTAATTTTGTTTTGATGCTGTTTCATTATGATGGTATGGTGGATGAATGGCGGGAATTTAAATGGAGTGATCAAGCTATACATATTTCTGCAATTAATCAAACTAAATG GTGGTTTGCGAAGCGTTTCTTGCATCCAGATATAGTTGCTGAATACACTTATATTTTTCTCTGGGATGAGGACCTTGGACTAAAAAACTTTCACCCAGGACG CTATTTATCGATCATCAAACATGAAGGACTGGAAATTTCACAGCCAGCACTAGATCCCACCAAGTCAGAGGTGCATCATCAAATTACTGTTCGTGGAAGGAGATCAACAGTGCACAG GTGGGTAGAAATGATGGCACCTGTCTTCTCAAGAGCAGCTTGGCGTTGTGCATGGTATATGATCCAG AATGACTTGATACATGCATGGGGCCTCGATATGCAGCTCGGTTACTGTGCTCAG GGTGATAGAACCAAAAATGTTGGGGTGGTCGACTCAGAATTCATAGTTCACTTGGGTCTCCCTACACTTGGGGTAACGTATGAAGACAAG GCACCATCGGAGTCCCGTGTAATGAAGGATAATAGATCTGCA gtgaggtggcaatcatACATTGAATTGCAGACCTTCAAGACTAGGTGGAGAAAAGCAGTAAAGGAGGACAAATGTTGGATCGATCCATATCAACAACATACTAATCAGAGAAGCTTTTAG
- the LOC122656489 gene encoding uncharacterized protein LOC122656489 isoform X3, with the protein MKILNWVSVSLPADPKSRSCLLCSLLLAAALICVAFFTGGAFITTAYKERFSRWVIVDNMQKNTKSNSCENQCKPFGSEALPMGIISKLSNLEIQPLWGSSMKKKRAKPSMNLLAIAVGINQKDNVNQMVKKFLSSNFVLMLFHYDGMVDEWREFKWSDQAIHISAINQTKWWFAKRFLHPDIVAEYTYIFLWDEDLGLKNFHPGRYLSIIKHEGLEISQPALDPTKSEVHHQITVRGRRSTVHRRIYKSKGRGKRCDDNSTAPPCTGWVEMMAPVFSRAAWRCAWYMIQNDLIHAWGLDMQLGYCAQGDRTKNVGVVDSEFIVHLGLPTLGVTYEDKAPSESRVMKDNRSAVRWQSYIELQTFKTRWRKAVKEDKCWIDPYQQHTNQRSF; encoded by the exons ATGAAAATATTGAACTGG GTTTCAGTTTCACTACCAGCAGATCCCAAGAGTAGATCATGCCTCCTTTGCAGTCTCCTCCTCGCTGCAGCTTTGATATGTGTAGCCTTTTTCACTGGGGGCGCATTTATAACCACAGCTTACAAAGAA AGATTTTCAAGATGGGTAATCGTCGATAACATGCAGAAGAACACAAAGTCAAATTCGTGCGAG AATCAATGCAAGCCCTTTGGAAGTGAAGCATTACCAATGGGTATTATTTCTAAGCTGTCTAACTTGGAAATTCAGCCATTATGGGGATCATCAATGAAAAAG AAGAGAGCAAAGCCGTCAATGAACTTGTTGGCCATAGCAGTTGGAATAAATCAAAAAGATAATGTAAATCAAATGGTTAAGAAG TTTCTCTCAAGTAATTTTGTTTTGATGCTGTTTCATTATGATGGTATGGTGGATGAATGGCGGGAATTTAAATGGAGTGATCAAGCTATACATATTTCTGCAATTAATCAAACTAAATG GTGGTTTGCGAAGCGTTTCTTGCATCCAGATATAGTTGCTGAATACACTTATATTTTTCTCTGGGATGAGGACCTTGGACTAAAAAACTTTCACCCAGGACG CTATTTATCGATCATCAAACATGAAGGACTGGAAATTTCACAGCCAGCACTAGATCCCACCAAGTCAGAGGTGCATCATCAAATTACTGTTCGTGGAAGGAGATCAACAGTGCACAG AAGGATTTACAAGTCAAAAGGTAGAGGGAAGAGGTGTGACGATAACAGTACTGCTCCTCCATGCACAGG GTGGGTAGAAATGATGGCACCTGTCTTCTCAAGAGCAGCTTGGCGTTGTGCATGGTATATGATCCAG AATGACTTGATACATGCATGGGGCCTCGATATGCAGCTCGGTTACTGTGCTCAG GGTGATAGAACCAAAAATGTTGGGGTGGTCGACTCAGAATTCATAGTTCACTTGGGTCTCCCTACACTTGGGGTAACGTATGAAGACAAG GCACCATCGGAGTCCCGTGTAATGAAGGATAATAGATCTGCA gtgaggtggcaatcatACATTGAATTGCAGACCTTCAAGACTAGGTGGAGAAAAGCAGTAAAGGAGGACAAATGTTGGATCGATCCATATCAACAACATACTAATCAGAGAAGCTTTTAG
- the LOC122656489 gene encoding uncharacterized protein LOC122656489 isoform X1, protein MKILNWVSVSLPADPKSRSCLLCSLLLAAALICVAFFTGGAFITTAYKEATLQRFSRWVIVDNMQKNTKSNSCENQCKPFGSEALPMGIISKLSNLEIQPLWGSSMKKKRAKPSMNLLAIAVGINQKDNVNQMVKKFLSSNFVLMLFHYDGMVDEWREFKWSDQAIHISAINQTKWWFAKRFLHPDIVAEYTYIFLWDEDLGLKNFHPGRYLSIIKHEGLEISQPALDPTKSEVHHQITVRGRRSTVHRRIYKSKGRGKRCDDNSTAPPCTGWVEMMAPVFSRAAWRCAWYMIQNDLIHAWGLDMQLGYCAQGDRTKNVGVVDSEFIVHLGLPTLGVTYEDKAPSESRVMKDNRSAVRWQSYIELQTFKTRWRKAVKEDKCWIDPYQQHTNQRSF, encoded by the exons ATGAAAATATTGAACTGG GTTTCAGTTTCACTACCAGCAGATCCCAAGAGTAGATCATGCCTCCTTTGCAGTCTCCTCCTCGCTGCAGCTTTGATATGTGTAGCCTTTTTCACTGGGGGCGCATTTATAACCACAGCTTACAAAGAA GCTACTTTGCAGAGATTTTCAAGATGGGTAATCGTCGATAACATGCAGAAGAACACAAAGTCAAATTCGTGCGAG AATCAATGCAAGCCCTTTGGAAGTGAAGCATTACCAATGGGTATTATTTCTAAGCTGTCTAACTTGGAAATTCAGCCATTATGGGGATCATCAATGAAAAAG AAGAGAGCAAAGCCGTCAATGAACTTGTTGGCCATAGCAGTTGGAATAAATCAAAAAGATAATGTAAATCAAATGGTTAAGAAG TTTCTCTCAAGTAATTTTGTTTTGATGCTGTTTCATTATGATGGTATGGTGGATGAATGGCGGGAATTTAAATGGAGTGATCAAGCTATACATATTTCTGCAATTAATCAAACTAAATG GTGGTTTGCGAAGCGTTTCTTGCATCCAGATATAGTTGCTGAATACACTTATATTTTTCTCTGGGATGAGGACCTTGGACTAAAAAACTTTCACCCAGGACG CTATTTATCGATCATCAAACATGAAGGACTGGAAATTTCACAGCCAGCACTAGATCCCACCAAGTCAGAGGTGCATCATCAAATTACTGTTCGTGGAAGGAGATCAACAGTGCACAG AAGGATTTACAAGTCAAAAGGTAGAGGGAAGAGGTGTGACGATAACAGTACTGCTCCTCCATGCACAGG GTGGGTAGAAATGATGGCACCTGTCTTCTCAAGAGCAGCTTGGCGTTGTGCATGGTATATGATCCAG AATGACTTGATACATGCATGGGGCCTCGATATGCAGCTCGGTTACTGTGCTCAG GGTGATAGAACCAAAAATGTTGGGGTGGTCGACTCAGAATTCATAGTTCACTTGGGTCTCCCTACACTTGGGGTAACGTATGAAGACAAG GCACCATCGGAGTCCCGTGTAATGAAGGATAATAGATCTGCA gtgaggtggcaatcatACATTGAATTGCAGACCTTCAAGACTAGGTGGAGAAAAGCAGTAAAGGAGGACAAATGTTGGATCGATCCATATCAACAACATACTAATCAGAGAAGCTTTTAG
- the LOC122656489 gene encoding uncharacterized protein LOC122656489 isoform X2, translated as MKILNWVSVSLPADPKSRSCLLCSLLLAAALICVAFFTGGAFITTAYKEATLQRFSRWVIVDNMQKNTKSNSCENQCKPFGSEALPMGIISKLSNLEIQPLWGSSMKKRAKPSMNLLAIAVGINQKDNVNQMVKKFLSSNFVLMLFHYDGMVDEWREFKWSDQAIHISAINQTKWWFAKRFLHPDIVAEYTYIFLWDEDLGLKNFHPGRYLSIIKHEGLEISQPALDPTKSEVHHQITVRGRRSTVHRRIYKSKGRGKRCDDNSTAPPCTGWVEMMAPVFSRAAWRCAWYMIQNDLIHAWGLDMQLGYCAQGDRTKNVGVVDSEFIVHLGLPTLGVTYEDKAPSESRVMKDNRSAVRWQSYIELQTFKTRWRKAVKEDKCWIDPYQQHTNQRSF; from the exons ATGAAAATATTGAACTGG GTTTCAGTTTCACTACCAGCAGATCCCAAGAGTAGATCATGCCTCCTTTGCAGTCTCCTCCTCGCTGCAGCTTTGATATGTGTAGCCTTTTTCACTGGGGGCGCATTTATAACCACAGCTTACAAAGAA GCTACTTTGCAGAGATTTTCAAGATGGGTAATCGTCGATAACATGCAGAAGAACACAAAGTCAAATTCGTGCGAG AATCAATGCAAGCCCTTTGGAAGTGAAGCATTACCAATGGGTATTATTTCTAAGCTGTCTAACTTGGAAATTCAGCCATTATGGGGATCATCAATGAAAAAG AGAGCAAAGCCGTCAATGAACTTGTTGGCCATAGCAGTTGGAATAAATCAAAAAGATAATGTAAATCAAATGGTTAAGAAG TTTCTCTCAAGTAATTTTGTTTTGATGCTGTTTCATTATGATGGTATGGTGGATGAATGGCGGGAATTTAAATGGAGTGATCAAGCTATACATATTTCTGCAATTAATCAAACTAAATG GTGGTTTGCGAAGCGTTTCTTGCATCCAGATATAGTTGCTGAATACACTTATATTTTTCTCTGGGATGAGGACCTTGGACTAAAAAACTTTCACCCAGGACG CTATTTATCGATCATCAAACATGAAGGACTGGAAATTTCACAGCCAGCACTAGATCCCACCAAGTCAGAGGTGCATCATCAAATTACTGTTCGTGGAAGGAGATCAACAGTGCACAG AAGGATTTACAAGTCAAAAGGTAGAGGGAAGAGGTGTGACGATAACAGTACTGCTCCTCCATGCACAGG GTGGGTAGAAATGATGGCACCTGTCTTCTCAAGAGCAGCTTGGCGTTGTGCATGGTATATGATCCAG AATGACTTGATACATGCATGGGGCCTCGATATGCAGCTCGGTTACTGTGCTCAG GGTGATAGAACCAAAAATGTTGGGGTGGTCGACTCAGAATTCATAGTTCACTTGGGTCTCCCTACACTTGGGGTAACGTATGAAGACAAG GCACCATCGGAGTCCCGTGTAATGAAGGATAATAGATCTGCA gtgaggtggcaatcatACATTGAATTGCAGACCTTCAAGACTAGGTGGAGAAAAGCAGTAAAGGAGGACAAATGTTGGATCGATCCATATCAACAACATACTAATCAGAGAAGCTTTTAG